A single window of Undibacterium sp. 5I1 DNA harbors:
- the pal gene encoding peptidoglycan-associated lipoprotein Pal, protein MRAIATFTTIVSGAVLLAACSSPVKVADKPTEPVAATPKPTAPDTRTVATVVAPTVDPLNDPNNILSKRSVYFDFDKYTVKPEFSGVVDAHSKYVASSKTRKILIQGNTDERGGSEYNLALGQKRAEAVRKAMALLGTPEAQMEAVSYGKEKPKATGNDEASWAENRRADIVYTAK, encoded by the coding sequence ATGCGCGCTATTGCCACCTTCACCACTATCGTCTCTGGTGCTGTTCTTTTAGCAGCGTGCAGCTCACCAGTCAAAGTCGCTGACAAACCTACAGAACCCGTTGCCGCAACACCAAAACCAACCGCTCCAGACACGCGCACAGTAGCAACGGTCGTCGCACCGACGGTCGATCCTTTAAACGATCCAAACAATATTTTGTCGAAACGCAGCGTCTATTTTGATTTTGATAAATACACAGTCAAGCCAGAATTTAGCGGCGTGGTTGATGCACACTCCAAGTATGTTGCGAGCAGTAAAACCCGGAAAATTCTGATCCAGGGCAATACCGATGAGCGCGGCGGCAGCGAATACAACCTCGCACTGGGACAAAAACGTGCAGAGGCAGTTCGCAAAGCGATGGCTTTGCTGGGAACGCCAGAAGCCCAAATGGAAGCAGTATCCTACGGTAAAGAAAAGCCAAAAGCGACTGGTAATGATGAAGCATCCTGGGCAGAAAATCGCCGTGCTGATATCGTTTACACAGCAAAATAA
- a CDS encoding ATP-binding protein: MTPIKPGKPVKVTRLSSVFRSLRSFSTFRSLRVRLILLFGVAIFLAAALQFATSFQAAMRQANKLFDYHMQQMALALQDRDFEEAQWHTMPGIESNSFDFVVQVWSDKGVRVYQSHTYRFLPKQAPLGYSTVNLENGEWRIYAAQADNHVVQIAQKIDARRNRALSLVTSSLWPIIPVSLLLFVAAWWLVTAALAPLNRIGLELANRNADSIEPVSDTGVPEEVSLLVTELNSLLARMLQALQSQQRFVADAAHELRSPITALRLQVQTLSRSKDDIAISQAVGRLLGGVDRASRLVEQLLALARQDPSSQNGELSRIALTSCVEQAISDLGPFALSRHIQLDSSTLMDSGSNSEPDIDILGNADSLRIMICNLLDNAIRYIPESGQVQLDILATANKITLTIQDSGNGIRPEERTRIFDRFYRVPGTSPSGSGLGLAIAKTIADRHKATISLADSKLGGLSVQIDFPALPD; encoded by the coding sequence ATGACGCCGATCAAGCCTGGTAAGCCTGTCAAGGTGACGCGCTTGTCGTCCGTATTCCGCTCGCTTCGGTCATTTAGCACCTTTCGGTCCTTAAGGGTCCGTCTGATTTTGTTATTTGGCGTTGCGATTTTTCTAGCCGCGGCGCTGCAATTTGCGACGTCATTTCAGGCAGCGATGCGGCAGGCGAATAAACTATTTGATTATCACATGCAGCAAATGGCGCTGGCTTTACAAGACAGAGATTTTGAGGAGGCGCAGTGGCATACGATGCCTGGAATCGAAAGTAATAGTTTTGATTTTGTCGTACAAGTCTGGTCCGACAAAGGCGTGCGTGTCTATCAATCGCACACCTATCGTTTTCTGCCAAAGCAAGCGCCATTGGGCTATTCCACGGTCAATCTGGAAAATGGCGAATGGCGGATTTACGCGGCACAGGCCGATAATCACGTAGTGCAAATCGCCCAAAAAATTGATGCGCGTCGCAACCGTGCTTTGTCCTTGGTCACCAGCTCGCTGTGGCCGATTATTCCGGTATCGCTGTTATTGTTTGTCGCGGCTTGGTGGTTGGTGACAGCGGCACTTGCGCCGCTGAACCGGATCGGATTAGAGTTGGCTAACCGAAATGCCGATTCGATAGAGCCGGTATCCGATACCGGGGTGCCAGAAGAAGTATCCCTACTAGTAACCGAACTAAATTCTTTGCTGGCGCGCATGCTACAGGCATTGCAATCGCAGCAGCGATTTGTGGCAGATGCCGCGCATGAATTGCGTTCGCCGATCACGGCACTGCGCTTACAAGTACAAACTCTGTCACGTTCAAAAGATGATATTGCGATTTCGCAAGCAGTGGGGCGCTTACTGGGCGGCGTTGATCGCGCCTCCCGATTGGTAGAGCAATTGCTGGCGCTGGCAAGGCAAGATCCGTCTTCTCAAAATGGTGAGCTGAGCAGGATTGCATTGACCTCTTGCGTTGAGCAGGCGATCTCAGACCTCGGCCCTTTCGCGTTGTCTCGCCATATCCAATTGGATAGCAGCACGCTAATGGATTCGGGATCAAACTCAGAACCGGATATTGATATTTTGGGCAATGCCGATAGCTTGCGCATCATGATTTGTAATCTGCTGGACAATGCCATCCGCTATATTCCTGAATCTGGACAAGTACAACTTGATATCCTAGCCACGGCGAATAAAATCACACTGACTATCCAGGACTCTGGCAACGGTATCCGACCGGAAGAACGTACGAGAATCTTCGATCGGTTTTATCGTGTACCGGGTACCTCACCCAGCGGTAGCGGACTTGGATTAGCGATTGCTAAAACGATTGCAGACCGACATAAAGCGACGATCAGCTTGGCAGATTCTAAGCTTGGTGGTTTGTCTGTGCAGATCGACTTTCCCGCATTGCCTGACTGA
- a CDS encoding response regulator transcription factor codes for MKVLLVEDDPMIGENIQIALEGEAILVDWLTDGAAAENALHQHAYDALLLDLSLPSRDGMDILRQLRSRGDAIPVLVMTARDTVPQRVLGLHNGADDYLVKPFDLDELIARLHALVRRARGRVEPLYQHGDVLINAITKEVSNSQGQVILSSREWAILDALITRPGAILSRGQLEERLFGWSGEVESNAVEVYIHGLRKKLGQKFIVNVRGVGYMLEKSQ; via the coding sequence ATGAAAGTTCTGTTAGTCGAAGACGACCCTATGATTGGCGAAAATATCCAGATCGCGCTGGAAGGTGAGGCGATTTTGGTGGATTGGCTGACCGATGGTGCCGCCGCAGAAAATGCCTTACATCAGCACGCCTACGATGCCTTGCTACTCGATCTGAGCTTGCCCTCACGTGACGGCATGGACATTTTGCGCCAGCTACGTTCCCGCGGAGACGCGATCCCTGTGCTGGTGATGACAGCACGAGATACCGTCCCGCAGCGTGTGTTGGGTTTGCATAACGGTGCCGATGATTATCTGGTCAAGCCGTTTGATCTGGATGAGCTGATCGCACGCTTACATGCGCTGGTGCGCCGTGCCCGCGGACGGGTTGAACCTCTTTACCAACATGGCGATGTGCTAATCAATGCGATTACCAAAGAGGTTAGCAATAGCCAGGGACAAGTGATTTTGTCTTCGCGGGAGTGGGCTATTCTCGATGCGCTGATCACCAGACCCGGTGCGATTTTATCCCGCGGCCAGTTGGAAGAACGCTTATTTGGCTGGTCGGGCGAGGTAGAAAGCAATGCGGTGGAAGTGTATATCCATGGCCTGCGCAAAAAACTCGGTCAAAAATTTATCGTCAATGTGCGTGGTGTCGGCTATATGCTGGAGAAAAGCCAATGA
- a CDS encoding prolyl oligopeptidase family serine peptidase produces MNTVDNSPSLKRRTLLSAAVSLLFVSGRTFAADSSAGKAMLAMAPIAKKEPVTDTYWGMQIVDPYRWMEQKPASAEWTTWLKEQNNYTRVALEALPAKASFMKSLETYTKAVDTLGFIQSAGDKLFISKRVIGSQVIALFVRDGGGKERLLFDPSAGVEAGKPTRTMDYAMPSPSGDYVAYGVSEGGSEMTASYILNVSTGETTEVSRIFSRGTGWTGDGKGFFYYRLRADAVPGTLEFGKGGSCWLHRIGQAGKDVELFRSGEGPDFEEIEDDQPHLASAPHSKWVLASHVCNGNEIASLYVCRYDDLLKGSPAWRKVANRKDGALQAKLVGDDIYVLANGRADRGEIYKFTAQNGKIDATTKVISQGSFVINEFVTAKDGVYVRTFEHGVSGLMRLSAKGKLDKINMPMQGSVWSMASNPDHTGLWYLIDDLTTPATSYYLDGKMLTSTSVELVKAPPYSTKNFLTTRTSVSVRDGTKVPVEILSRKDTQRDGHRPVLLIAYGSYGSILDPGYNSSMLSLLDAGGLVVYAHVRGGGELGDDWHRAGQKATKPNTWRDAIDVAEFLIKEKWTSKQQVALWGTSAGGIMVGRAMTERPDLFGAAIGEVGAFNTLRFELTSNGPGNDAEFGTVKKEDEFHALLAMDSYHAVRDGVKYPATLLLTGANDLRVEPWQIGKFAARLQEANAASTPILLRVDYDSGHFATSRKYAMEKYADIFSFVVNYCNTTSARS; encoded by the coding sequence ATGAACACAGTGGACAACTCCCCCTCCCTTAAACGACGCACGCTGCTGAGCGCCGCGGTCAGTCTGTTATTTGTCTCGGGCAGAACATTCGCTGCCGATAGCAGTGCGGGCAAAGCCATGCTGGCGATGGCACCGATTGCAAAAAAAGAACCGGTTACCGATACCTATTGGGGCATGCAAATTGTTGATCCCTACCGCTGGATGGAGCAAAAGCCTGCAAGCGCTGAATGGACTACCTGGCTTAAGGAGCAGAATAATTACACCCGGGTCGCGCTAGAAGCCTTGCCAGCCAAAGCCTCATTCATGAAGTCGCTAGAGACCTATACCAAAGCAGTGGACACACTGGGCTTTATACAATCCGCCGGCGATAAATTATTTATCTCGAAGCGAGTCATTGGATCGCAAGTAATCGCGCTGTTTGTCAGAGATGGCGGAGGCAAAGAGCGTTTACTCTTTGATCCCTCAGCCGGTGTAGAAGCCGGAAAACCCACACGTACGATGGATTATGCGATGCCCTCGCCAAGCGGCGATTATGTGGCTTATGGCGTCTCCGAGGGCGGCTCAGAAATGACTGCTAGCTACATCCTCAACGTCAGTACGGGTGAAACAACAGAAGTGAGCCGTATCTTTTCACGCGGTACTGGCTGGACTGGTGACGGTAAAGGATTTTTTTATTACCGTCTGAGAGCTGATGCGGTTCCCGGTACCCTGGAATTTGGCAAAGGTGGCAGTTGCTGGCTGCATCGTATTGGTCAAGCCGGCAAGGATGTTGAGTTATTTCGCAGCGGCGAAGGGCCAGACTTTGAAGAAATTGAAGACGACCAGCCGCATCTGGCAAGTGCGCCACACAGCAAATGGGTTCTGGCTAGCCATGTTTGCAACGGCAATGAAATCGCCTCCCTCTATGTGTGCCGCTATGATGATTTGTTGAAGGGATCACCAGCATGGCGCAAAGTCGCCAACCGCAAAGATGGCGCACTACAAGCCAAACTTGTTGGCGACGATATCTATGTTCTCGCCAACGGACGGGCTGATCGCGGTGAGATTTACAAATTCACCGCCCAAAACGGTAAGATCGACGCTACGACTAAAGTGATCAGCCAAGGCAGCTTCGTCATCAACGAATTTGTCACTGCAAAAGATGGCGTCTATGTCCGCACCTTTGAACATGGTGTTAGTGGATTGATGCGGCTCTCAGCCAAGGGCAAACTCGATAAAATCAACATGCCGATGCAAGGTTCAGTATGGAGCATGGCAAGCAATCCTGATCATACCGGTCTCTGGTATCTGATCGACGATCTGACAACGCCTGCTACCTCCTATTATCTGGACGGAAAGATGCTCACATCTACCAGCGTGGAACTGGTCAAAGCGCCGCCCTACAGCACCAAGAATTTTCTCACCACCCGCACCTCGGTCAGCGTCAGAGATGGCACAAAAGTACCGGTGGAGATTTTATCGCGCAAAGATACGCAACGCGATGGTCACCGACCCGTGCTGTTGATCGCTTATGGTTCTTACGGCTCTATTCTGGATCCTGGCTATAACAGTTCGATGCTGTCTTTGTTAGATGCTGGCGGGCTCGTCGTATATGCCCATGTGCGCGGCGGTGGCGAGCTTGGTGATGATTGGCATCGCGCCGGACAAAAAGCGACCAAGCCTAATACCTGGCGGGATGCGATCGATGTCGCAGAATTTTTGATCAAAGAAAAATGGACCTCGAAACAACAGGTCGCTCTGTGGGGTACCTCGGCTGGTGGGATCATGGTGGGACGAGCAATGACGGAACGACCTGATCTCTTTGGCGCTGCCATCGGAGAAGTTGGCGCATTCAATACCTTACGGTTTGAACTGACCTCCAATGGTCCGGGCAATGACGCCGAGTTTGGCACTGTAAAAAAGGAAGACGAGTTCCACGCGCTACTCGCGATGGATTCGTATCATGCAGTACGCGATGGGGTCAAATATCCGGCCACTTTGTTACTCACGGGTGCAAATGATTTACGCGTAGAGCCATGGCAGATCGGTAAATTCGCAGCGCGTCTGCAAGAAGCCAACGCGGCCAGCACCCCTATTTTGCTCAGAGTAGACTATGACTCTGGCCATTTCGCCACGAGCCGTAAATATGCGATGGAAAAGTATGCAGATATTTTCAGTTTCGTTGTGAATTATTGCAATACTACCAGCGCCAGAAGCTAA
- a CDS encoding TOBE domain-containing protein, with protein sequence MSIQAINVRNQFRGKIKAIIEGSVVSEVDVETPAGIVTSVITTRSIKDLGLVIGTEVVALVKATEVSIAKL encoded by the coding sequence ATGAGCATACAGGCAATCAATGTACGTAATCAATTTCGCGGCAAAATCAAAGCGATTATCGAGGGGTCTGTGGTCTCTGAAGTCGATGTGGAAACCCCGGCAGGGATCGTGACTTCTGTCATCACGACACGCTCAATCAAAGATTTGGGCTTGGTCATCGGCACGGAAGTGGTCGCGCTGGTGAAGGCGACTGAGGTATCCATCGCTAAGTTATAA
- a CDS encoding ATP-binding cassette domain-containing protein, whose protein sequence is MPLPEPSGVPNPQEAKTKGAAIQLRAIQKVYGERQVLKALSLDVKAGEFVAVIGRSGCGKSTLLRLVAGLEKADGGEIRFNQGQKKPETRVMFQDSRLLPWKNVLNNVALGLDKNKGALAAKNALEKVALSERATEWPSVLSGGQRQRVALARALVHELELLLLDEPLGALDALTRIEMQSLIEELWLQRGFTALLVTHDVQEAIALADRVILIEDGQITLDERVSFARPRARGNPAFAELEERILKRVLRHPAPVVDGERDNTLGDVSLLRTVSQVSWAI, encoded by the coding sequence ATGCCTTTGCCAGAGCCGTCTGGCGTACCGAATCCGCAAGAAGCTAAAACTAAAGGCGCTGCAATACAGCTGCGCGCAATCCAAAAAGTCTATGGCGAAAGACAAGTATTAAAAGCGCTGAGTCTGGATGTGAAAGCGGGTGAATTTGTTGCCGTGATTGGTCGGAGCGGTTGCGGTAAGAGTACCTTGTTAAGGCTAGTCGCTGGTCTGGAAAAAGCTGATGGCGGTGAGATCCGTTTTAATCAGGGTCAAAAAAAGCCGGAGACCCGCGTGATGTTTCAGGATTCACGCTTGCTCCCCTGGAAGAATGTGCTTAACAACGTCGCGCTGGGTCTGGATAAAAACAAGGGTGCGCTAGCCGCAAAAAACGCGCTGGAAAAAGTCGCATTGTCGGAACGTGCGACAGAATGGCCATCCGTGTTGTCTGGCGGTCAGCGTCAGCGCGTTGCCTTGGCACGCGCCTTGGTACACGAGCTAGAGTTGTTGCTGTTGGACGAACCCTTAGGCGCGCTGGACGCACTAACCCGCATCGAGATGCAAAGTCTGATTGAAGAATTATGGTTGCAGCGTGGCTTTACCGCTTTGCTGGTGACACATGATGTGCAAGAGGCGATCGCCTTGGCTGATCGGGTGATTTTGATTGAAGACGGTCAGATCACCTTGGATGAACGGGTGAGTTTTGCCAGGCCACGGGCGCGCGGTAATCCAGCGTTTGCCGAATTGGAGGAACGGATTTTAAAACGGGTTTTACGTCATCCGGCACCTGTAGTAGATGGGGAGCGGGACAATACATTAGGTGATGTTTCTTTATTGCGCACAGTCAGTCAGGTGAGTTGGGCGATTTAG
- the ssuC gene encoding aliphatic sulfonate ABC transporter permease SsuC produces MEPFITEVSDEVVFANGVQSRFRQQSPTSSSLAEDGFGVLSHTVIRHAKSLLGSSLRSFLPWVVPVLLIGLWQFAAQVGWLSSRILPEPWAVAKAFWTLAVSGDLWLHTKTSLWRASSGFFIGGGLGLLLGLLTGSFKIAETLLDTSLQMIRNIPALALIPLVILWFGIEESAKLFLVSIGVFFPVYLNTFHGIRSVDKGLIEMAQSYGLSGWPLYRDVILPGALPSILVGVRFSLGLVWVLLIVAETISAQAGIGYMTMNAREFLQTDVVLVGILLYALLGKLADVLSRGLEHYWLRWHPGYQRKTS; encoded by the coding sequence ATGGAGCCCTTCATCACGGAAGTGTCCGATGAGGTCGTTTTTGCGAACGGCGTACAGTCCCGTTTTCGTCAGCAGTCACCGACCTCTAGTTCGCTAGCCGAAGACGGATTTGGTGTGCTTAGCCACACAGTGATCCGGCATGCCAAATCATTGCTGGGGAGTTCACTGCGTTCATTTTTACCGTGGGTAGTCCCAGTACTGTTAATCGGACTATGGCAATTTGCGGCTCAGGTTGGCTGGTTGTCCAGTCGAATTTTGCCGGAGCCGTGGGCGGTCGCAAAGGCTTTCTGGACGCTTGCGGTTTCTGGTGATTTATGGCTGCATACGAAAACCAGTTTATGGCGCGCATCATCCGGCTTTTTCATCGGCGGTGGCTTGGGTTTGCTGCTCGGTTTGCTCACGGGTAGCTTCAAAATTGCAGAGACTTTGCTGGATACGAGCTTGCAAATGATACGCAATATTCCCGCTCTGGCACTCATTCCATTGGTTATTTTGTGGTTTGGAATTGAAGAGAGTGCAAAGTTATTTTTGGTATCGATCGGGGTCTTTTTCCCGGTCTATCTGAACACTTTTCATGGCATTCGGTCGGTCGACAAGGGTTTGATTGAAATGGCGCAAAGCTATGGACTGTCAGGCTGGCCGCTGTATCGTGATGTGATTTTGCCGGGTGCGTTGCCATCGATTTTGGTCGGAGTGCGGTTTTCACTTGGCCTGGTCTGGGTCTTATTAATCGTGGCAGAGACAATTTCAGCGCAGGCGGGGATTGGATATATGACGATGAATGCGCGTGAATTTTTACAAACGGATGTGGTATTGGTCGGCATACTCTTATACGCCTTACTGGGAAAGCTGGCAGATGTCTTATCTCGTGGATTAGAACATTACTGGTTGCGCTGGCATCCCGGCTATCAAAGGAAAACCTCATGA
- the ssuD gene encoding FMNH2-dependent alkanesulfonate monooxygenase, producing MSFNVFWFIPTHGDSRYLGTMKGARQISYDYLRQVAVAADTQGYDGVLLPTGRSCEDAWVVASSLIGATKNLKFLVAIRPGLSTPGLSVRMASTFDRLSNGRLLINVVTGGDQVELEADGLWTDHSERYEITDEFLRVWRASLSGEGADGASGGFDFEGKHIKVKGSKTLYPPVQKPYPPLYFGGSSEAAHELAAEQVDVYLTWGEPPAAVAEKIRDMRARAAKHGRTLRFGIRLHVIVRETNDAAWKAAEELISHVDDAVIARAQAAFSKMDSVGQQRMTALHGGKRDKLEVSPNLWAGVGLVRGGAGTALVGDPETVAARMQEYADLGIDTFIMSGYPHLEESYRFAELVFPLIGKATAGQVSTMTGPFGEIIANSIEPKVSQS from the coding sequence ATGAGTTTCAATGTATTTTGGTTTATCCCTACCCACGGTGATAGCCGCTATTTAGGTACCATGAAGGGTGCGCGCCAAATTAGCTACGACTATCTGCGCCAAGTCGCAGTGGCCGCCGATACCCAAGGTTATGACGGTGTGTTATTACCGACGGGACGGTCTTGCGAAGATGCCTGGGTCGTTGCCTCGAGCTTGATTGGCGCGACAAAGAATCTTAAATTTTTGGTCGCTATCCGTCCAGGTCTGAGCACGCCTGGTTTGTCTGTTCGTATGGCGTCGACTTTTGACCGTCTCTCTAACGGTCGTTTGTTGATAAACGTCGTGACCGGCGGCGATCAAGTGGAGCTGGAAGCCGATGGCTTATGGACGGACCATTCTGAACGCTATGAAATCACAGACGAATTCTTGCGGGTCTGGCGTGCCTCTCTGTCAGGTGAGGGCGCTGATGGTGCGAGTGGTGGTTTTGATTTTGAAGGCAAACATATCAAGGTCAAGGGATCAAAGACTTTGTATCCGCCAGTACAAAAGCCTTATCCACCACTGTACTTCGGTGGCTCATCTGAGGCTGCACATGAACTCGCAGCCGAGCAGGTGGATGTGTATCTGACCTGGGGCGAACCTCCTGCTGCCGTCGCAGAAAAAATTAGGGATATGCGTGCCCGCGCTGCGAAACATGGCCGTACCTTGCGATTTGGCATCCGCTTACATGTGATTGTCCGTGAGACCAACGATGCCGCATGGAAAGCCGCAGAAGAGTTGATCAGTCATGTCGATGATGCAGTCATTGCCCGCGCGCAGGCAGCATTTTCTAAAATGGATTCAGTCGGTCAGCAGCGTATGACGGCTTTGCACGGCGGTAAGCGCGACAAGCTGGAAGTTTCCCCGAACTTGTGGGCAGGCGTTGGCCTGGTGCGCGGCGGTGCTGGCACAGCATTGGTGGGCGACCCAGAGACGGTTGCCGCCCGCATGCAGGAATATGCTGATTTAGGTATTGATACCTTCATCATGTCTGGCTACCCGCATCTTGAAGAATCCTACCGTTTTGCTGAACTGGTATTCCCTCTGATTGGTAAGGCAACTGCGGGACAAGTCAGTACGATGACAGGCCCTTTCGGCGAGATTATTGCCAATAGTATTGAGCCCAAGGTTTCACAAAGTTAG
- a CDS encoding sulfonate ABC transporter substrate-binding protein yields the protein MMSSPFRHAISLLKFVVAATTIMILPHSAMAALSKADLPSELRIGFQKSSVNLTLLKQRQSLEQLLGSAKPGGVKITWFEFTAGPQMLEALSVGSIDFATTGEPPPIFAQAAGSSLVYVGAEPAKPSVSAILVKQDSPIKTLSDLKGKKIAFQKGSSAHYHVLRAVQQGGLQWSDITPIYLAPADARAAFERGSVDAWAIWDPYWAAIEQTAKPRVLVTGNGLVNNLSHYLSSRSFAEKYPKVIQLLFEELTKSDTFVHSNRPEAIAAIAASTGLDKATIATYLDRRPRSPVVYLTQNIIDEQQRVADNFYQQKLIPKSVNIRDAVWLPPGAK from the coding sequence ATGATGAGTTCTCCCTTCCGTCATGCGATATCGCTTCTGAAATTTGTCGTCGCAGCTACTACGATAATGATCCTGCCTCATTCTGCGATGGCGGCATTATCGAAAGCTGACCTGCCTTCCGAACTGCGTATTGGATTTCAAAAGAGTTCGGTCAACCTCACTTTGTTAAAGCAACGTCAATCGTTAGAACAGCTGTTAGGGAGCGCAAAGCCAGGGGGCGTCAAGATTACCTGGTTCGAATTTACCGCCGGACCTCAAATGTTAGAGGCGCTATCCGTCGGCAGTATCGATTTTGCGACGACCGGTGAACCACCGCCGATTTTTGCCCAGGCTGCAGGTAGCAGTCTGGTGTATGTTGGCGCAGAACCTGCAAAGCCGTCAGTCAGTGCAATCTTGGTAAAGCAAGACTCTCCCATCAAAACGCTGAGTGATCTGAAAGGAAAAAAGATCGCTTTTCAAAAAGGTTCCAGCGCGCATTACCACGTGCTGCGTGCGGTTCAGCAAGGCGGTTTGCAGTGGAGCGATATCACACCAATTTATCTCGCGCCGGCTGATGCACGTGCCGCATTTGAGCGCGGTAGCGTTGATGCTTGGGCGATCTGGGATCCTTATTGGGCTGCGATTGAACAAACTGCCAAGCCGCGTGTGCTGGTGACGGGTAACGGATTGGTGAATAACTTATCGCACTATTTATCTAGCCGTAGTTTTGCAGAAAAATATCCAAAAGTCATTCAACTATTGTTTGAGGAGTTGACGAAGAGCGACACTTTTGTACATAGCAATCGTCCGGAGGCAATTGCGGCAATTGCCGCCAGTACTGGCCTGGATAAAGCGACCATCGCTACCTATTTAGATCGCCGACCGCGCTCTCCAGTGGTGTACTTAACGCAGAATATTATCGATGAGCAGCAACGTGTGGCCGACAATTTTTACCAGCAGAAGTTGATACCGAAGTCCGTCAATATTAGAGATGCTGTCTGGTTGCCGCCTGGGGCTAAGTGA